Below is a window of Anas platyrhynchos isolate ZD024472 breed Pekin duck chromosome 34, IASCAAS_PekinDuck_T2T, whole genome shotgun sequence DNA.
ATCTTTCTAACGCTATTATTCGTGTTTAAGAAATTCCTGTGGCTTTTCTATCTGCCCATGAACCTGCACTCGATAGATGCAGGTGTATTCTGGGTTTCCCCAGTTGCTTCGCACCTCCAATCTGATATGGCGGAACGTTTTGGGAGGCTCCTTCTGCAAAGAAAACGAGGGGAAGCATCATTACTCACGGGGGAAGAGCCGCTGCACAATTATGAAGCTCTCTTTGCCAGCACTCCCCTTGCTGCAGAGCAAATGGCAGCCCCGACAGAGGAGGAAGCGAGGGAAATCAGAAGGCCCTTTCTCACCAGGGCCATAGAGGCCCCCTCTGTGCCTAGAAAGCAAAGCCCTGGCCTCAGAGGCTTGCTGAGGGGAGTTGTGGAAAGccaagctgctctgctccctagGCTGCTTTGGGACACTGGGACGGTCTTGCTGCTGGAGACACGTCTGCAATCTTCCCTCCCACCAGCAATTCTTCCTCCTCACCCTAAAGGGGACTAATTCCCTGCCAGAGCCCCTTcccactgctgctttttctgcttgaccagaaagaaagggaaagcacTTCCAAAGGTGGGCTAACCACCTCATCTTCCCAGCAGGAGCCAGCCACATGGGAGAGCAAAGAGTGGCTTGGGTGATCATCTGAACCCTCTCTTCCAGAGACTTGCAGACAACCCGTCCTTTCTCCCTGCCATCCTGCCCACATGTACTTGCCATACCTGCACATGGAAGGTCTGAGCAATCATTCCATCCACGTCGTAGGTGAATAGCCCAAGGAGCGTTTCCGCTTTGTCCTCATCCACTCCCTCAAAGACAAGAGATGATGGGGGCAGGTCAGTCTCAAGCAGGCCATCAGAAAAAGGAAGATGCTGAGGCCAAAGCTGGGAATCCTTTCCCACCTTCCTTGGCTCTAGCAGTATTCTAGTACAAGTGATAGTGAACCCAAGTCAGGGCACTTGGAGCAATTGTTCCCAGATCCTTGTCTGTGAACCACAGAAGAAGGTTCCAGACGTGTCTAACAATGCTCAAGCGTCTCCTGTGCCCCTCGATAGGATGCGGTGCTCTGCAGCAACCAATCCTCAGATATCTGAGGGAACACACCACGCTTTCTGGCGCTGCTTTTCCTTGGGGCCAGGGCCTCCCAAAAAGAAGTGCCAGGCAGAGACTTACAGAGACAGCAAACGCCTTGGGGGCGCTGCTGACTTCTCTGGAAGGAGAGACTGGCCTGGAGATATGCCAGATGGTAAAAGCTGCTGGCCAGATTGTCACCGGCAACCGAATGACGACGTGTCCCTGAGATCCTCGGAAGGCCCAGCAGTCGCCTGGGGAGATCCTGGGCTGCAACGAGAAAGCCAGTGACTGTCAGTGGCAAGGCAGTCAGCGAGCGAACAGATCTGGCTGTTCAACAAGGAGCCACAGACCTTGCCTTCTCTATAGGTCGCAACTCAGCTCACAAGTAAACGCTGGGCTATGAACAGAAGGTGAAGATGCACCAGTTTTGAGAGTGTCTAGGCTCAATTGCCTTTCGCAATCCAGTTCTGCTTTCTCAAAGGCAGAGGTTTGAGAGGCTTTCTCAAAGGCAGAGGCAGGGTGGTGTTCCTAATGTACATGTATGCCACTTCATCACCCTTCAAAAACTGAGCTGGACCTGTGAGGACCATTTCAGGCATTCTTCAGGCTGATTTGGTTGACCAGATCAGTGCTGGGGGGCCCAGAGAACATCTCTTGCAGCTTCCATGGCTCGGCACACCCCCAGAACTCCCACCCATGCCAGAAACGCATGGTCTCCCAAccagaaagcaagaaaggaaaCCAGCTGTCACAATTTCTCTTGCAATACCTGCAATATAGTCTCTGGatgttttgcaaaagaaaagagtGGAAAAGTCCACCACTTCTTTGCGCCTTTCCCACCACAACTCTTGGAAGTCCTCTGCACATCAATTGTGGCACCTGAAATGAACATGGAAAGAAGTTCACTAGGACAGGCAGAAGATTAGCAGAAGCAGTGAATTATGATGTGTTTCTCAGGCTGAATGCAGAGCTTGTTGctatgggtagggtcaggcaCGAGCTGAGTGCAGTGAACTCTGTCTGCATACCTAAGGATTTCAGGGCCCAGTCAGGCATCCAGGTGTAGATTTTAAGCACCTTTTCAAATGCGTTCCTTGTGAAGTGCAGAatgttctgggaaaaaaaaataaaatatggagaTACAGCAGTGAGCACAAACACACAGCAGTTCTGCATGAGCAGACTTGTAGTAGAGAGCTAAGGGCTCCATGTGAGAAAACCCAAGGCAAGACCTGTCAGAAAAGGTGCCAGACTGTGAGCATTCCCAGATGAACCAAGTGAAGCCTGGCAAAGGCCACCAGTGTCCAGAGCCAAAGCACAGAGCGCCTTCAGGTTCTGCCTGAGAGCTGTAATACATATACCAtagatgtttgttcattgtcttttgtattataaaacaaagagttttgtttgaggagcgggagttgcaaaggtttcctgctgaagtaaggagctgtataatgcttagctagacactatgaaaattccattgcttaatgtaacaaaaaagagaatcctctccccttccctccttctgcatctcagtagcctcttttgttcagaaaacacagctgcaaagctcatgtaaccatctcctgataagttgttaaactagtgtatcaacatcctgccttcctgtctcacgctgggccaacatgaccaaataaagaaagaagttgcaccacaacgccgaggaagactacggccttcatcttcacgaccaccagagggacagagacgaccccctagcaacagtgcgcgcagtcgcagagtACACCaagatgtgctgcgtaatcctgaaatcaccaagatataaaaagggaccctgggggggggtaaGGTGCgtgccgt
It encodes the following:
- the LOC113840635 gene encoding sperm-associated antigen 4 protein-like: MPDWALKSLGATIDVQRTSKSCGGKGAKKWWTFPLFSFAKHPETILQPRISPGDCWAFRGSQGHVVIRLPVTIWPAAFTIWHISRPVSPSREVSSAPKAFAVSGVDEDKAETLLGLFTYDVDGMIAQTFHVQKEPPKTFRHIRLEVRSNWGNPEYTCIYRVQVHGQIEKPQEFLKHE